The genomic region attttcgaagttatatttatattataggtatatatatataaggttgtcaaaaaagtcttgcggtatttttatataattttcaattgttcataaaattggttataataatgcgatttaagtcaaatatgcgccgttttgttcgatgacgagttcccaacgagatgccaacttcataatgcccctcttatagaagctcgtttccctattgtcaaaaaactcggagagccaattttcacaggactctcttgtggacaacttccgactaccaagctcgttcgccatggacagaaataggtggtaatcacttggtgcgagatccgggctatacggtggatgcaaaagaacctcccatccgagctcccggagcttctggcgcgtcaccaaagatgtgtgtggcctggcgttgtcctgatggaagacaattcggcctctgttgatcaaagatggcctcttctgcatgagtgctgcattcaagcggtccagttgttggcagtactggtccgaattgagcgtttgaccataggggagcagctcatagtggatgattccctgccaatcccaccaaacacacagaagaacctttctggccgtcaatccaggcttggccaccgtctgggcagcttcaccgcttttcgaccacgaccgtttgcgcttcacgttgtcgtaagtgacccacttttcatcaccagtcaccatccgcttcaaaaacgggtcgattttgttgcgattcagaagcgattcgcatgcatccatacgggcaaaaatgtttttttgcgtcaagtcgtgtggcacccatacatcgagcttctttttgaatccaagcttcttcaaatggtttataacggtttgatgactcatgcccagctcttggccgatgctacggctgctactatgccgatctctttcgatcaattcagcgattttatcgcaattttcgacgacaggccttccggaccgtggcgcatcttcggtcacctctgcaccagaacgaaaagtttgaaaccatcgttgtgcggtggaaatggaaactgtatcgggtccataaactgcacaaattttattggcagcatgagatgcatttttgcctttatcgtagtagtactgtaaaatatgccgtattttctctttattttgctccatgtttgcgacgctataactcacgaacgactaaaagcaaacaacaattaatcaaacacgtgttatcacgtgaaaagagctttccaaaaagctctagcgtgaaccgatgcgacgaatacaactagaactacgcgcttgcaaagacaagcttgcggaaataccgcaagactttttggccaaccttatatttcgaagtgcttttcaaactttaaacgcgtttttctcaaaatggtgttttcaaagtcggtgaccaacattactggAAAACGGCTAAGCCGactagtctcaaattttaaatttaaaaccgataaatattttttttataaacaatttaaggccgaaattttggtcaaaaatctattttttcaaaaaaatttattttgcttattctttcaattaattactagatttaacattaactttaacgaaatttttttggtttttaaatttcagaggAGAGGTGGTCATCGCAAAACGTATTTTTTGAAAGGAGCTCCtttccatataaatatttttactaatactgaGTCTTAAAAtccagttaaaagataacataatatgttaGATAAATTTTCCTtcattgtatttgttttatttatgtgtacacatttttagatcaataaatttaaaagttttctcagaaaaagtgctggaaaattcgcttttttcggccttctaactgtatataaccccttaaatattatttgcctaaCTCTACCTTATATAAATGACCGAGTTCTTTTTTGTCATGTATGTGTATTTTGCTAAGTTTTCatgtttgtattttctatgtacGAATGAGCTGTTTacgttttttgtagttttggaaACTACGTTTgaagaacgaaaataaatgGACCCATAAACGCATTAGActtgcattttaatatatattttttgaattaaaaccatattacttgggtgtccgagttctttattgaggcACTGTACATATACTTAGAGCCAGGATGAGCTGAAGGAAAATGATATcgctaaataaatttaacagtAAGTACACGAAAAGTCAATACATTTATTGAAAAGAAGATATTAAACTTAGAAAATAATCTCAAattaatataacattttaaaaggTGACTTTTGACACCTATGGTAGAAATAGTGTTAATAAGCCAGTATATTTTTCTACACCCCTATTTCAATTATATTCAAATCAAAAGCCTGTAAACCAACAGcactaaaaaagttaatttacaAAACTAGCTTACAACTTACGGGTATATGTGGATATAAATATGTGCACTTGCTCGTTTAGGTGTTGGAACGCTGCACTTACGCATTTAAAAACCCCTGCAAATAAAAGCTTTGAAGaacaatttaaatacaaatatccTATCAGAGCTTACTAATTGGAGTATATGTTAGGTAGACCCGAGTGTATTTGTTGCGCTAAAAATCTTTAAATACGAAGGTTTTGTAAGAATTGCTACAAACGCCTGTATGAAAATTCACAAACCGGTTGTTCTCTGCAGCAAAAAGAGAGTTTCATATAATGGATTGCAACTAGAGGTAAAACTCGATCGACCTAAATAAGGAAAAACCTAATTAATTTGCagaataattcatttttattataaaacttaCTCGTATGTTTACAATCAAACAAACGAATTTCAACGAATAATAATGCGTCAAAATGGAAACAATGTTGTCGAccatgattcaatgataaaaggtttgcCAGTAACCAGCTTTCTCATTCTcctgacaaatcggctcccttagcaagacactgggttgctaggtCTAGacattttgagtaaaagtggaggaaaagaaaaaacatttcattttcaatatggTCTGCTTACAAGCAACAACtcgctaaagagttttcatcggtatgttcaggactagtatgacatgaaatacataccgcttaagtcaggacatgatagagtaaTTGAGGTGACCCGAGATCGATTagtggagaatttacaaagctttatttcttatgatgtggtgatttagacggaattcatgttttgcaaacaactagcatttcccaaactGTTGCAGGGAAAATAATTCGATAGTTCCGACGCGATCGGTAACATTTCAGatctcattataaaaaagttggaatTGACGGAACTTGTTTCCAAAGAGCCCACCTTcccatggatggatgaagtgtccagaggaaGCTTAGAAAAACACAGTaccagcatgaaaaagctccacataaaactgttggtccttccatttatggaataacatcaagacgagcgctgcaaataggagaaggatctcggccaaacacctaacagaattgtacgtgccaattatgtattgatttttaacaaaaaagtttctTATTGGCGAAACTTCCTAACTTCGCGATcagttgtaaattttaaaattaattcacaaaataaaattttggattaagtgaaataatttcttgttttaatattagacttagcaatttccgctaataacttctatttgcaccattttttactttcaaatattaatttaaattaattttttaaaccgttcgcagttTCTTTCCGTTTAAGTAAAAAagtacttttttgctaccattttgaccaaaaaggatttaatattttctattgtattatactttattcaccttcttaaatacaaatttttgtaatgGAGTCAAAATCcaatgtcactagtgagcaaatcTTTAATAATGGAATCATGGTTGTCGACCAcatcatttgtattaaaaagtttgaaattagtGAGcagatttgtcaagagggagcgagaaagctgcttacttacCTATACTTCTATAATTTAATGATGTGTTTGTACACTGCAACAGTCTAGTTCTCAAGCGTCGAATATGAACTAAGACGTAGGGCgccatttgaataaattataaatcGTATCGaacgggtgattaattttgcgccaccctgtatataattatacatagatatataggTATAAGTACACGAGTTTATGAATAAGCGACTGTGAAGGGATGAGCCAAGCTTATCATCTCACGTCGTATGGTAGACGTGtatatcgaaaaataaaaaacacttttctaaaCAAAAGTCACTTTTTTGGACTTGCAAATTTGCaattactatttattttattccctTCTTACGATTGACATCATTTATTCAAGTAGGAGCCAAAGCTTACTAGATGCATGTATTTCCATTTCCCCGTCATCATATTTTCATTGATTGTCAACCTCGAAGCGTTGTAGCTTCgacttttcaaaataaatggaaaaatattaaaaattttagtatgaaAATCGGAACAAAATCAACCAAAATTATCAGTTGATcattaaagtcaatttttaaaaGCCTCAAGCTGCAGCAGCCAGCGCCTCCCGTTACTTCTCCCTCTTCCGGCGCTGCCTCCCAACAGCCACCGGCTCCTGTTTTGATTCCGCCACCACCGCCTCCTCCACCACCATCATTGCTGTCTAGAACTCGAACAACGCCATTTGACGCCTTGTCCTCGCAACCATCAACATCAACACGTCCGCCAATTAGACTACGAACGAACGGCATGCAGGGACTATCAGAGGCGACGGCCATACGTTTATTCAATAGTGTCGTAGCAACAGATCAGCTGACTGCTCCGATAACGTCACTCAATGCTGTCTCACTTACGCCAGTCAATGCTGTAGACGAGCGCAAATCGGTAACGGCGGTGCATTCGACAAATGAGTTTGGTAATACGTGTCGCATTTGCCGTTGCAATCGAAGCGACATACAACTAACGCCATGTCCATGCCAATGTCGCGGCAGTGTGGTAAGCTTTTATCAGACACATTGAGGTGCATGTTGCTCATTTGTTCCTTTCCAGGGTTTTGTGCATTTGCCGTGTTTGAAGCGTTGGATTTTACATCGACGCGGCACACATTGTGAAATTTGCAATGCTCCATTCGACATACCGGAAGAGAAGTTGAATTTACGCCGCATGTTGCGCGCACTGTTCTGTGCGCGTTGTGGCGGTTCTATAATGAAGCATTTGCTCTTTAGCCTCTCACTGCTACCGCTGGCTCATGTGGTGCTCCAACAGGTACTCATTTGCATGGATAACATCAACACTAGCCCCAACGAGCATTTGACGGTGCAGGAAGTGGTGGTGGCATCGTGTGCGCTTTTAACTTCGAGTTCGTTACTGTTATGTGGATTAAAACGCTTAGCTAGTTTAGTGATATGCTTTTATATATCTCTTCTAAATTTAGGTGCACTCTTCTTCCACTTCTTCGAGTTTATAACTACTCGTTTCCTACTCATTCGCAATATTCTTAACCAGTGGTGGATGTTTGGCAACCAGGAGAATTTTACAGTCATCGAAGTGGACAGTGAATATTTTGATGTGTTTTAACTTGCCAGCAATGCATTAAAGTtacgaaaaatttaagaaacttCGAACACCACCACGGAGCATACAAAGTAAtacgaaagaaattaaaaatatcaaattttttattattgtatattttgatGAGATTTATTCCAGCCAAAAGGTATTTTGATTCATATTAGAAACGACAATAGATAAATTTTCCTTTatggtatttgttttatttagagaGAAGGCagctgtttataaaaatataatttatactacaacaaaaccatataactaaaatttttaaattttgttctaatttcaaaaaaattcaacaaattttcatcaaattttaaactttttattcagaattctaaaacaatttgaagtatgcagtattttgttataataaagtGCACGTTTGTGACTCAAAATTGATCCgtgtttaatataatttttttgtttttgctaacgattttgtgcacttttcccatacaaaacaaatttcgcgcattcgttatatggaaaaatgcaaacaaccatcaacaaaaaaattatcaagaaCCAATGTGAATTTTGAGCCATTTTAAACTAGTATACAAACAttgaatgggctacaaaactgtaTACTCAgatctgtttaaaaattttgaatacatgTATCacactgctattattgtgaacacaggtgtacataCTCTGGATATACACCTGATCCAAAGGCCAGAGTAGATGTTACATGGGTACGTAAGAACGTTAAAATTTCGGCAGCTGAGATTGCGATAATTGTTTGAAGCCATTTCGCCTGGTGCAATCAATCGTCGCTTTTGAttcaccacttctctgctcgttaGAGAACTCCGCTACTCGGTAagcgaaaaatttgtatgtgaaagcAGTATTTTAGCACTTTGTTTAGGCCAGTGATTCCAAGTATAAGtaggcatattttttaatatattttacatacagtTTGAGCTGCATGTGGTGCGGAGCAGCACGCTTAACTTTTGACGGGATCGCTTTGAGTTGATATAACCCACGGTAGGCAGGAAGCATCGATAGGTTGCACAAAAATGTCGACAAAAACTGCAAACTGGGTTGTATTTGTTGATGATTATAGGTGCAAAATCCGTTGGAATTGAAATCTTACCTACtccttttcaaaagttattcatatttttatatttcaggtTGGGACAATttggaataaatatcaaaagttgTTTTCTAAATAGATATGTAAAAGTGTTGTATACTCAATACAtggtatataatatgtatatcaatattatgtagctatattatatataatagttaCGATAAATGCCGCTAGGTGGCAGAGGGCAGTCGAGTGCTTCCCGTAATAAAAAAGTACAGTTTAaactataatattaatattagtgTTTTCTGGCAAATGTATTTTCTAGTTTTAGAAATTCTTATATGAGAAGATTAATCAATAATGAATAGTCAGCTGAATAGTCGGGTGAATAGTCAGCATTCGCTTTATAAATGCGATCATGAAGAAAATCGCACAAAAGTATGCGCTCTttgtgggaaaaaaattattttcaaaaataaaccttcccatcatttcttgctatctgaaaaacatattgaagttataaaaaagcacattaatggtgaatttaatatttataatagtaaATTCCCAAAAAGTTTATGTAGCTCTTGCCGACTAACTATAAATGAATATGgaaatgatattttcaaaagACCTTGTCCAACTATGCCCAATTACGAGGATcttaaattatcaaaagaaaCAAGAACGATGGGTTGTAATTGTTACATCTGTCTAACAGCACGAGTTACgagtcataaaaaacaaaaaaaaaggtagaGGTCAAATTAAGGATTTCTCTACAAATATTGACGTAAACAAGTGTTTTGATGATACTTCGCAACAAAAAGATTTACTTTCTAAAAATGAGGCAAAGGCAACTAAACCGAGAGCTTCTACTGAGTTATGTAACAGCTGTTTTCAACAAATAGGTAAAGGCATATCACATTCTTGCAGAGGTCTTTCTACTTCTAATGCTCGTAAGAATGTTTTGAATATAGTACAAAAGTTACCCGAGAAACAGCAGAAccaaataataactaaaattttgaaaaaaaaaaatatccaacaatGATAACGAAGATAAAGATGAGCTCGTGTTAAATACTCTGGGATCGAAGGTTCGGGtaactgttaataaaaaaaaagaaaaagaattaaaattttctgccGAAAGATTAGACAATTTCCAAGCTAATACTGGATCGTCTacaaatgatatgaaaaaattggctAACTTCATTCGTAGTTCTGCTGGTAGAAACTCAGTTCCCAAGAATTACAAtcaacatttgtatgaaaaatccaATATCCTGGAACACATTTATAAAGAAGGTTTCTACGAATTCGAAACATCCCAAGATGGTATTAAACAGAGATCAGTTGTGTATGCTACTGCATCAGAACTCGTAGACTTTGTCTTTGAAAATCGAAACATTGAACATATTgaacaatcaaaaataaaagtaatggcAGATGGAGGACAAGATTTCTTCAAAGTTTCTCTTTCAATATCAATTCCAGAAGACGACTTGAAAGAAAATGACTtggataaaagtaaaaatgtttcaacttACTCTACTGGTGGAAGTATGGCAAATAAACGTAAGTTGACTAGTGtatttaaattgcttttattagCCATAGTGCCTCGGATTAAAGAGACCtatgataattttaaaattttcgttgaattgACGAAACTCAATGAGAtaccatttaaatttgttgGAGATTTAAAGCTCGTTCTATTGGTCAATGGGCAGCAAACTGCAACGGCTTTCTACCCTTGCCCTTATTGCTTCGTcacattaaatgaattaaaaagttataataaaatgattaaGGAAAATTATATAAGCAGTGATGACAAAAATCTTGATTTAAAGACCTACAAGCATTTAAAAGATGACTACTTTAAATTCAAGAGCTTGGGTAATGACAAAAAAAGTCTAAAGAATGTCGCAGTACagttaatcaccctttattcatTGAATACGGCAGTACTGAAGATGATAACTTGTACGTACTTCAGAAGTGCATTCCTCCTGAACTACACCTATTACAAGGGTTTGTCAACCATCTTTTCTGGGACGGTATAGTTAAAATTgaggaaattggaaaatatagAGCGTTATTGTGGCCGAATAAATTAGGTATATCTCATAAGAGCTATCAAGGAGATATGTTTGAAGGCAATCAATGTCGAAAATTACTTAAAGAGGCCGATAAATTGCAGGATCCTGAAATTTACGAGCTTGCAGGACCATTTCGTTTACAGCCTTATATTGCTGCATTTAAAGCTAtgaataaaattgttgaaaagtgCTTTGCTGCCAAAAAAGCTGATCTTACtgactttaacaaaaatttaaaagaactcCGTGAAGCCTTAAAAAGTACTGAAATTTCTCAAAcactaaaaattcatattatccTGGAGCATTTGGAGGAAGCAATCATATTCTTGAATAATGATGGATTAGGTTTATGGTCCGAGCAGGCTGGAGAGTCAGTTCATAGCGAGTTCAATAAATATTGGaatagatttaaaataaatttgctagaTGAACCATCTTTTATAAGTCGCTTAAAGAAAGCTGTCGTTACATTTTCATCACAGCAtgtttaaatttacaaacttAAGTTTACAAATTCTaaacaatatatacataaatagtaaCACATCttaatatctaaaaataaaaaaataaaaaaaaatctaaaataataaaaaaaaatctaaaaaaacaaaaaatctgaaaaaaaaaacaaaaaaactgaaaaaacataaaaaaaatagaaaaaaaggtaCAAAGTAAGTTACCTCCACGTGGTGTACCTTGGAAACGATTAAAATCGGCTAAAAACTTATGTAAGATTCTTTATTATTCTTTTGCATAATACAAATTCAAACGAGATTATACTTTTGATATTGATTCCAAATTGTCCcaacatgaaatataaaaatatgaataacttttgaaaaggaGCAGGTAAGATTTCAATTCCAACGGATTTTGCACCTATAATCATCAACAAATACAACCCAGTTTGCAGTTTTTGTCGACATTTTTGTGCAACCTATCGATGCTTCCTGCCTACCGTGAACCGGTTTGAGTGGAAAGTtgcaatattatatttatgagcGGCTTGAAAGCATTTACTTGGGAAACTCCAGCTAAACGTCAGTAGCAGAATAATAcctgatttggttttttttgcgaTTTGGTGGTGAATCAATGATGATCAAGTCAACGATGatctgcttttttgttgttgttccgcttatttgtttacattctaactgaaatttttacacTCAAACCACCAAAATGCCAAGACAAAATacgtgcaaaacaaaaacatgtaaaTTCTGTTTTTGTACTACTGTTATCACCTTGCATGGGTTGGCATTGAAGAAAACGAAGATTTCCAAAACGAAAATAATGTGATGCTTCTAATTAAATGCAACGTTGAATTGAAGAGAATTTTTTGGTGAATCGAAAGCAACCACTTGAAATTGCAAACGAAATTGTTGCATGCATTTAGGCAAGTGTGTACACATAGTGGGCGCCTTCTATTCACTACTCCTCTGCTCGCTATGTCTATGCTCGATtaatttgacgaaaaatttgcatgtggaagcaacaacaaagtcatcgagcaagattcgccgctagcgagtatgattGTACCTTATtagactggtataactcactgccTTACAGACACATGTAATTTTAGGCAGCCCTATTCAATCGCAGCCAAGATATGTTTATGTATACCAGTTTCTCCATCTATTCgtcacttgctaacgcttgaaGAAAAGAAAGAGTCCTATTGATGGTATGTAAAACATATGtgataacaggtggcgctaaagtaatcctcctatcagaaaatgctataaattttgcgattggcccctaatgtcagttctgttttgacatttgtgtagtaaacacatgcgaaatacacgttaataaacaatgttacgctactctgctccagaacgcggaatattgctgactatttatttgaccaataatcggtcggtgactttgacacaacgtgaatttcgtcgcagatttcttcgccgtccaacgcctactagtgaaacactgcgacgtttagccgctcgcctcgaagagactggcacaacacgagatgctgccaggcgtggcagaccccggagtagccgttctgcagagaatattgctgctgtagccgaggatatcatggaagcgccgtcgacatcgaccagacgacgtgccacgcaaatgggtatcagtcgacggtctttacagcgaattttggtacaagatttgaagatgtttccgtacaaagtccagacggtgcatcagctgttagctgctgaccgccaatcgcgtctaacatacgctcaagccatccttaatcaccaccaagaggaagatgatttttcatcaaaaataatcatgagtgatgagtcccatttccatcttagcgggtacgtaaataagcgaaatttacccttctggggcactgaaaatccgcgtgtaacccacgaagagccattacacccgctcaaagtcactgtatggtgtgctattttcgctggaggagtcatcggaccttttttcttcgaagacgtcgcgggccaaacggttactgtgaatagtgagcgctacagagcaatgatcaacgagttctttttgccgcaacttgatgaattggtattggaaaacatgtggttccaacaggacggtgcaacggcacacactgcacgtgccacaaccgatatgctgaaggatgcatttcccgggcgcctaatctcccgttttggcgatttgcactggccaacaagatcgcctgatttgaccgctccagacttctttttgtggggctttttgaagtcgcgggtttatgtcaacaagcctcagactcttgcagctcttaaagacaatatccgtcaagaatgtgaggacctatcgccggaagttttggccaaagtgatggaaaatgccacaaaaagggctcaaatggcaatcaactgtggcggcggccatttacaagacatcatattctcgacttgatgtaaaaaaattaaaagaccaaataaaaataatccacaggAAGAATCaaagcttttcattttttttttaaattacagccaaaaaacatcgcaaggttacttttgcgccaccttatatacgTGATCGCGCCGATAGGTGTACAGCAATTTGTTGATATGTCACAACTTAAAACTGTTCTGACGAACTGTCAATTTACAAACATAAATGCATGAATTCACAAAACATTCAGTCtttatagttaaaaataaataaataagaagaaatatttagaacaaaagtaaattaattttgtgcatTATCTTAACTTCTAACTAATGTGCGAGGTGTATTAAAgaaataaggcgaattttcatttttcacaaaaaatatttatttattcataaatttctattttatcttcttcaaagtAGTGCCCTTAAATATAACACACTTGTGCCAgcattttttccaatcctcgaagcagttctgatatgcactttttgatatgtccttgagctctcccCGCGATTCGATTTTTATATTCTCTACCGTCGCAAACCACCGTCCTTACAATCTTTAATCAACagaaaaaagtcgcagggggccaaatctggtgcaTACGGTGGCTGAGacatgataacggtgttgtatttggccaaataatctctcttAAGCAAAAATtagtgagcaggtgcattatcatgatgcaaaagccatgcatttCGTTTCCACTATTCGGgcgtttttttcgtattgcttcacgtaaatggGGCATTACTTTAAGGTAATTACTattatttaccgtacgaccttgtggtaagaactcctgatgcactgcgacttggtaatcgaagaaaacaacgAGCAAAAcattgacatttgatcgaacttggcgtgcttttttggtcttggttcttCTGTACTCTTCCGTTgagacgattgggctttggtttcgatgtcataaccatataccaaTGATTCGTccccagttatgacccttttaagcaaatatgGATCATTATTGACGGCATTCAACGATTCtcatgctcatgcgacgttgtttttggtcaaaattcagcaattttacaACGAACTTACAACGAACTttgctgccacacgcttcatgcctaaaatttccgaaaagattgcatggcatgagccaaccgatatgccgacatccttagcaacttctctaattgtgattcgacgattctccgtAACACTTCACTTCACTCAACactttcatcggttgttgatgtgcattcagaacttttaaaatttttattttactgcagTCGACAACACAGTCTGACCTTGAAGATATATGGAATGTGAAGTTAAATCTCtacgaattttttaatgaagtttttttttttgaaatgttaatgTTTGCTAACTTTCCATTTCCATACATTTA from Anastrepha obliqua isolate idAnaObli1 chromosome 2, idAnaObli1_1.0, whole genome shotgun sequence harbors:
- the LOC129237844 gene encoding E3 ubiquitin-protein ligase MARCHF2; its protein translation is MQGLSEATAIRLFNSVVATDQLTAPITSLNAVSLTPVNAVDERKSVTAVHSTNEFGNTCRICRCNRSDIQLTPCPCQCRGSVGFVHLPCLKRWILHRRGTHCEICNAPFDIPEEKLNLRRMLRALFCARCGGSIMKHLLFSLSLLPLAHVVLQQVLICMDNINTSPNEHLTVQEVVVASCALLTSSALFFHFFEFITTRFLLIRNILNQWWMFGNQENFTVIEVDSEYFDVF